One segment of Mycobacterium spongiae DNA contains the following:
- a CDS encoding TIGR03086 family metal-binding protein yields the protein MLEVAAEPTRRRLLQLLALGERTVTQLASQFPVTRSAISQHLAVLAEVGLVAARKQGRERYYRLDERGMLQLRAHFESFWSDELDRLVVDAAHYTPAQGEFVMPFEKTVVLPLDPAETFALITRTDRLRRWMTVAGRVELRNGGAYRWTVTPGHTAAGTVVDIEPGKKVVFSWGWEDDGDPPPGGSTVTITLHPVDGGTEVKLVHDGLTQEQAARHAEGWNHFLDRLVLAGHHGDAGPDDWGAAPDPLDELSCAEATLAALQHVLRGFDAAALSAQTPCAKYDVTQLADHLMGSTTAIGAAAGAQVPPRDKDAPLETQVADAAQVVLEAWRRRGLDGTVELNSNPVPAVVPISILSLEFLVHAWDFAHSAGRQVVVSDPVADFVLGVARQFITPEARSGVGFAEPVAIGDDAGVLDQLIAFTGRQAIVAHVSAK from the coding sequence ATGTTGGAGGTCGCAGCTGAGCCAACCCGGCGCCGGCTGCTCCAACTTCTGGCCCTCGGCGAGCGCACCGTCACCCAGCTCGCGTCGCAATTTCCGGTTACCCGTTCGGCGATATCGCAGCACCTTGCGGTCCTGGCCGAGGTGGGGCTGGTGGCTGCCCGCAAGCAGGGGCGGGAACGGTACTACCGGCTCGACGAGCGCGGGATGCTGCAGCTGCGCGCGCACTTCGAGTCGTTCTGGAGCGACGAGCTCGACCGTCTCGTCGTCGACGCAGCCCACTACACACCCGCACAAGGAGAGTTCGTCATGCCGTTCGAAAAAACAGTCGTCCTGCCCTTGGATCCGGCCGAGACCTTCGCGCTCATCACCCGAACCGATCGGCTTCGCCGCTGGATGACCGTCGCCGGCCGCGTGGAGCTGCGAAACGGTGGCGCCTATCGGTGGACGGTGACTCCCGGGCACACGGCGGCGGGCACCGTCGTCGACATCGAACCGGGCAAGAAGGTCGTCTTCAGCTGGGGGTGGGAGGACGACGGTGATCCGCCGCCAGGCGGGTCGACGGTGACCATCACGCTGCACCCAGTCGATGGCGGCACCGAGGTGAAGCTGGTCCACGACGGATTGACCCAGGAGCAGGCCGCCCGTCACGCCGAAGGCTGGAATCACTTCCTCGACCGGTTGGTCCTTGCGGGACACCACGGTGACGCTGGCCCCGACGACTGGGGGGCGGCACCGGACCCGCTCGACGAATTATCCTGCGCTGAAGCAACATTGGCTGCTCTTCAGCATGTGTTGCGGGGGTTCGATGCCGCCGCGCTGTCGGCGCAGACACCGTGCGCCAAGTACGACGTGACGCAACTCGCCGATCACTTGATGGGATCGACGACGGCGATCGGTGCCGCCGCGGGCGCGCAGGTGCCGCCCCGCGACAAGGACGCACCCCTGGAAACTCAAGTCGCCGACGCGGCGCAGGTGGTACTGGAGGCATGGCGTCGACGCGGGTTGGACGGCACCGTCGAGCTCAACTCGAACCCCGTGCCGGCGGTCGTGCCCATTAGCATCCTAAGCCTTGAATTCCTGGTTCACGCTTGGGATTTCGCTCACAGTGCCGGGCGCCAGGTGGTCGTTTCCGATCCGGTGGCGGACTTCGTGCTGGGGGTGGCCCGCCAGTTCATCACCCCCGAAGCTCGCAGCGGTGTGGGTTTCGCCGAGCCCGTCGCGATCGGGGACGACGCCGGAGTCCTTGATCAGCTGATTGCGTTTACCGGCCGTCAAGCGATTGTCGCGCACGTATCCGCCAAGTAA
- a CDS encoding VOC family protein, with translation MPKRTEYSQGTPNWVDLQTTDHPAAKEFYSSLFGWSYDDTPTPDGASVYSMATLNGETVAAVAPMPPGAPEGRPPAWNTYIAVDDVDAAVDKVVPAGGQVLMPGFDIDDAGRMAFIADPTGAVVGLWQANQHIGATLVNEAGAVMWNELITDKPDLALAFYESVVGLTHTTMEMAPGQHYRVLKAGAADVGGCMEPPMPGMPNHWHVYFEVDDADATAAKAAASGGQITVEPFDIPSVGRSAVLSDPQGGVFSVLKPAQQQ, from the coding sequence ATGCCGAAGAGAACCGAATACTCGCAGGGCACCCCCAACTGGGTCGACCTGCAGACCACTGATCATCCTGCCGCCAAAGAGTTCTACTCGTCGTTGTTCGGCTGGAGTTACGACGACACCCCGACGCCCGACGGTGCCAGCGTGTACTCCATGGCCACGCTCAACGGAGAAACCGTGGCCGCCGTCGCGCCGATGCCTCCCGGCGCTCCCGAAGGCAGGCCACCGGCCTGGAACACCTACATCGCCGTCGACGATGTCGACGCTGCCGTAGACAAAGTGGTGCCCGCAGGTGGGCAGGTTCTGATGCCGGGCTTCGACATCGACGATGCCGGGCGGATGGCTTTCATTGCCGATCCGACTGGCGCGGTCGTCGGGTTGTGGCAGGCCAATCAGCATATCGGCGCGACTTTGGTCAACGAGGCGGGCGCGGTGATGTGGAACGAATTGATCACGGACAAACCCGATTTGGCGCTGGCCTTCTACGAATCCGTCGTTGGTCTGACCCATACAACGATGGAGATGGCTCCTGGCCAGCACTACCGCGTGCTCAAAGCCGGCGCCGCCGATGTCGGCGGCTGCATGGAACCGCCGATGCCGGGGATGCCGAACCATTGGCATGTGTACTTCGAGGTCGACGACGCCGACGCGACGGCGGCCAAGGCGGCGGCATCCGGCGGCCAGATCACCGTGGAACCATTCGACATTCCCTCGGTGGGGCGGTCCGCTGTCCTGTCGGATCCCCAGGGCGGCGTATTCAGTGTGCTGAAGCCCGCGCAGCAGCAATAG
- a CDS encoding ANTAR domain-containing protein, whose protein sequence is MTRRQNAHPGIPRRAGQRRLGAAEGVLVALLGCTLDEAFTDIVHTAKRHNVAPMELADALVSIAEKNAPGDPDDPVVAAAYRAWGDRLGDTVRH, encoded by the coding sequence GTGACACGACGACAGAACGCGCACCCGGGGATTCCGCGCCGCGCTGGGCAGCGCAGGCTCGGCGCCGCCGAAGGCGTACTGGTGGCCTTGCTCGGGTGCACTCTCGACGAGGCATTCACCGACATCGTGCACACGGCCAAGCGGCACAACGTCGCCCCGATGGAGTTGGCCGATGCGCTCGTGTCGATTGCCGAGAAGAACGCCCCCGGCGACCCTGACGACCCGGTTGTCGCCGCCGCCTACCGAGCCTGGGGCGACCGGCTGGGCGACACCGTGCGGCACTGA
- a CDS encoding alpha/beta hydrolase, whose amino-acid sequence MSFLLSAVMVVASLVGCASPLGPRAPTASASYSPAPCPEPNVPGLPQANLDSAYTCGYLSVPENRLDPQSRTIRVLVARVKAVSDKPRPDPIVYLAGGPGTAGTLSAPGVVAGGMNADRDVIFVNQRGTLHNDPHLGCPELDEFATRAVGLAFEAPSTADLDAAAVAACRERLDAADVDFAAYSSRENAADIADLRVQLGIDQWNVYGVSYGTDLAMHLLRTHPEGIRSVVLDSVVPPNQNIVERWWEAPASGLAAIFRACAEQSACAAAYPNLPAVFLHTVNELSQSPVEVTTAGPRGEAVRVVIDGFKLVPLVLEWSADPAKVADIPRMIFALANGDASLTAAAIAASIPSQAQRGLVGAGLALGTYCQEMANWTTPERSLSRAQAAMPGLPDSVLRIMPTGSWIFRECDAWGLGRSDTIDRLPTSSGVPALILSGTFDSSTAPRWVRAVTPGLSNSTALRFPGVGHPVVPNSACAQAIMTAFIDDPHRNVDRSCIPTTAVTTFSLPVVKP is encoded by the coding sequence GTGTCCTTCCTGCTCTCGGCGGTGATGGTCGTCGCATCGCTGGTCGGTTGCGCGTCCCCCCTAGGACCCAGAGCACCCACAGCATCAGCCTCGTACAGCCCAGCGCCGTGTCCAGAACCCAACGTCCCAGGCCTGCCGCAGGCCAATCTGGACTCGGCCTACACGTGCGGATATCTCTCCGTTCCGGAGAACCGCCTCGATCCCCAAAGTCGCACCATCCGGGTGCTGGTTGCCCGGGTGAAAGCGGTCAGCGACAAGCCGCGGCCCGACCCCATTGTCTACCTGGCCGGGGGTCCCGGCACGGCCGGCACACTGAGCGCGCCCGGTGTGGTCGCCGGCGGGATGAACGCTGATCGCGATGTCATCTTCGTCAACCAGCGGGGCACCCTGCACAACGATCCGCACCTGGGCTGCCCGGAACTCGACGAGTTCGCCACTCGAGCAGTGGGGTTGGCCTTCGAGGCTCCGTCCACCGCGGACCTTGACGCGGCTGCGGTCGCAGCTTGCCGGGAGCGGCTGGATGCGGCGGATGTCGACTTCGCGGCGTACAGCTCCAGGGAGAACGCGGCCGATATCGCCGATCTGCGAGTGCAGCTAGGCATCGATCAATGGAACGTCTATGGCGTCTCCTACGGCACCGATCTAGCCATGCACCTGCTACGCACACATCCCGAAGGAATACGGTCGGTGGTCTTGGACTCGGTGGTGCCGCCCAATCAGAACATCGTCGAGCGCTGGTGGGAAGCCCCTGCTAGCGGCCTGGCCGCCATCTTTCGAGCGTGTGCCGAACAATCCGCCTGTGCGGCGGCATACCCGAACCTACCCGCGGTCTTCTTGCACACCGTCAACGAGTTGAGTCAGTCACCGGTGGAAGTCACTACGGCCGGTCCCCGCGGGGAAGCGGTAAGGGTCGTCATCGACGGTTTCAAGCTGGTGCCTTTGGTTCTCGAGTGGAGTGCCGACCCTGCCAAGGTCGCCGACATTCCACGGATGATCTTCGCGCTCGCCAACGGTGATGCCAGCCTGACAGCCGCCGCGATTGCCGCGAGTATCCCGTCGCAGGCGCAGCGAGGACTCGTGGGCGCCGGACTGGCGTTGGGGACGTACTGCCAGGAGATGGCGAACTGGACCACGCCGGAACGCTCCCTGTCCCGAGCGCAGGCGGCGATGCCGGGACTGCCCGATTCGGTCCTGCGAATAATGCCGACCGGCAGCTGGATTTTTCGTGAGTGCGACGCCTGGGGCCTAGGCAGGTCCGACACCATTGATCGGTTGCCAACCAGCAGCGGGGTTCCCGCGCTCATCCTGTCGGGCACATTCGATTCGAGCACGGCGCCGCGGTGGGTTCGCGCAGTCACCCCGGGACTCAGCAACTCCACCGCGCTGCGGTTTCCCGGGGTGGGCCATCCCGTGGTGCCGAATTCGGCCTGCGCCCAGGCGATCATGACCGCATTCATCGACGACCCGCACCGAAACGTCGATCGGTCCTGCATCCCGACAACCGCCGTCACGACTTTCAGCCTTCCGGTGGTCAAACCCTAG
- a CDS encoding LpqN/LpqT family lipoprotein — translation MKHFTAAIATILMGLALAGCSFSFKTDSKSSPTTTGASSATSTPTSPTSTTSSETTSAEAEGGPNYTIADYINDNDIEETLVHHGDPGSPTIDLPVPDDWRLLPESSNAPYGGIVYTEAADPNDPPTIIAILSRLTGDVDPAKILEFAPGELQNLPGFDGDDGTESTLDGFEAWQLGGSYTKNGQLRTIAQKTVVIPTPDALYVLQLDADSLDDETIELMDATGIIDDQTTITP, via the coding sequence ATGAAGCACTTCACGGCGGCAATTGCGACGATATTGATGGGCCTGGCACTGGCTGGTTGCAGCTTCAGTTTCAAGACAGACAGCAAATCATCCCCGACGACAACGGGTGCGTCGTCAGCGACCTCGACCCCGACCTCGCCGACCTCGACGACGTCGTCGGAAACCACCTCCGCCGAGGCTGAGGGTGGCCCCAACTACACCATCGCCGACTACATCAACGACAACGATATCGAGGAGACCCTCGTCCACCACGGCGATCCCGGCTCCCCGACCATCGACTTGCCGGTTCCGGATGACTGGCGGCTGCTACCCGAAAGCTCCAACGCCCCCTATGGCGGCATCGTCTACACCGAGGCCGCAGATCCCAACGATCCACCCACCATCATTGCGATTCTCTCCAGACTCACCGGTGACGTCGACCCGGCGAAGATTCTCGAATTCGCCCCTGGCGAATTGCAGAATCTGCCCGGATTCGACGGCGATGACGGAACCGAGTCCACGCTCGATGGCTTCGAGGCCTGGCAACTCGGTGGCTCTTACACGAAGAACGGCCAGTTACGAACGATCGCACAGAAGACGGTGGTGATTCCGACCCCGGACGCCCTCTACGTTCTGCAACTCGACGCCGACTCTCTCGATGACGAGACAATCGAATTAATGGACGCCACCGGCATTATCGACGACCAGACCACCATCACTCCCTGA
- a CDS encoding GH92 family glycosyl hydrolase, whose translation MRSRWLFRVLAATIAAIGLFVPFLIGSPTAYDGEPVFVTYPVEHVDTLIGTGTGGEIVGEINNFPGASVPFGMVQYSPDTVNNYAGYDYDNPRSTGFSMTHASVGCPAFGDISMLPTTTPISSQPWNAWEEIAHDDTEAGVPGYYTVRFPGTGVVAELTATTRTGVGRFRYPHNDWPALFHVRSGASLAGNYAATLHIEDTTTITGSATSGGFCGRNNVYTVYFAMKFSQPFSMWGTWDGYAVSPGRDTADSRYSGGYVGFPPGSVIEVRTALSYVSVDGARANLAAEGDTSFDAIRTAASAEWNAALSRIAVASKDDGDLQTFYTSLYRSLLHPNTFNDADGRYPGFDGTVHRVADGRTQYANFSDWDTYRSLAPLQGLLFPERASDMAQSLVNAAEQSGAYPRWAIANSPTGMMTGDNVVPLIVNLYAYGAKDFDLKTALRYMVSAATQGGIGRDGYVERRGVEAYLELGYRPQTPGFRAGASVTLEWSIDDFAISRFAEALGDTATAAEFQRRSQYWQNLFNPTTGYISPRSTAGFFPEGPGFVEFGSGFGQDGYDEGNAEQYLWSVPHNVAGLVTALGGREAVIKRLDRFTKKLNVGPKEPYLWAGNEPSFGVPWLYNYVGQPWKTQQTVDRVRGLFGPTPDGAPGNDDLGALASWYVWAALGLYPSIPGTSILTVNTPIFDRAIIALPSGKSIRITAPGASGRNRLKYINALAIDGQPTDRTFLPGSIVHTGADLVFSLADKPNKDWGTAPSAAPPSFGVGSTAVTMNIAFPIVEIAPGATGTVTVDAQRMIEGVSDYTITGASSGAGITAEPIHGQFDRDGSATVPVAITAARSVPVGYYPMYLAITAGESAQTLIVLVVVADVLE comes from the coding sequence ATGCGGTCACGGTGGCTGTTCAGAGTGCTTGCCGCAACCATCGCTGCGATAGGCCTCTTCGTTCCGTTCCTTATCGGGTCGCCGACGGCTTACGACGGGGAGCCGGTTTTCGTCACCTACCCGGTCGAGCACGTCGACACGCTTATCGGTACCGGGACCGGAGGCGAGATAGTGGGGGAGATCAACAACTTCCCCGGGGCCTCGGTTCCGTTCGGCATGGTGCAGTACTCGCCGGACACCGTCAACAACTACGCCGGCTACGACTACGACAACCCGCGGTCCACCGGGTTCAGCATGACCCATGCCTCGGTGGGCTGCCCGGCATTCGGTGACATCTCGATGCTGCCGACGACCACTCCGATCAGCTCGCAGCCGTGGAACGCCTGGGAGGAGATCGCTCACGACGACACCGAAGCGGGCGTACCCGGTTACTACACCGTGCGATTCCCCGGTACGGGAGTGGTCGCCGAGCTCACCGCCACCACGCGCACCGGCGTTGGCCGATTCCGATACCCGCACAATGACTGGCCCGCGCTGTTCCATGTGCGCTCGGGCGCATCGCTCGCGGGCAACTACGCCGCAACTCTGCACATCGAGGACACCACCACGATCACCGGTTCGGCGACCAGCGGAGGGTTTTGCGGCAGGAACAACGTGTACACCGTCTACTTCGCCATGAAGTTCAGCCAGCCGTTCAGTATGTGGGGCACCTGGGACGGCTACGCGGTCTCCCCCGGCAGGGATACCGCCGATTCCCGGTACAGCGGCGGCTACGTCGGCTTTCCGCCCGGCTCGGTGATCGAGGTCCGGACCGCGCTCTCCTACGTCAGCGTGGACGGGGCGCGCGCCAACCTCGCCGCCGAAGGAGACACGAGCTTTGATGCCATTCGCACGGCAGCGTCGGCCGAATGGAATGCCGCGCTATCGCGAATCGCGGTGGCGAGCAAGGACGACGGCGACCTGCAGACCTTCTACACGTCGCTCTACCGATCGCTGTTGCACCCCAACACATTCAACGACGCGGACGGACGCTACCCCGGCTTCGATGGCACCGTCCACCGCGTCGCGGATGGGCGCACGCAATATGCCAACTTCTCCGACTGGGACACCTACCGCAGCCTTGCGCCATTGCAAGGCCTGCTGTTCCCCGAGCGGGCCAGTGACATGGCCCAATCGTTGGTGAACGCCGCCGAGCAGAGCGGTGCCTATCCGCGCTGGGCGATCGCGAATTCCCCGACCGGGATGATGACCGGGGACAATGTGGTACCGCTCATCGTGAACCTCTACGCGTACGGGGCGAAGGACTTCGACCTCAAGACGGCGTTGCGCTACATGGTGAGCGCGGCGACCCAGGGCGGTATCGGCCGCGACGGTTATGTTGAGCGGCGCGGCGTCGAAGCCTACCTGGAACTTGGCTACCGGCCACAGACGCCGGGGTTTCGTGCGGGCGCGTCCGTCACGCTGGAATGGTCGATCGACGACTTCGCCATCTCGCGATTCGCCGAAGCGCTGGGCGACACCGCGACCGCGGCCGAATTCCAGCGCCGGTCCCAGTATTGGCAGAACCTGTTCAACCCGACGACGGGCTACATCTCGCCGCGTAGCACGGCCGGGTTCTTCCCCGAAGGCCCCGGGTTCGTGGAGTTTGGGTCGGGCTTCGGCCAAGACGGATACGACGAGGGCAACGCCGAGCAGTACCTCTGGTCGGTGCCCCACAACGTAGCCGGGCTGGTGACCGCTCTGGGCGGGCGCGAGGCCGTGATCAAACGGCTCGACCGCTTCACGAAGAAGCTCAATGTGGGCCCCAAAGAACCGTATCTCTGGGCGGGCAACGAGCCGAGTTTCGGGGTGCCGTGGCTGTACAACTACGTCGGTCAACCGTGGAAAACTCAACAGACGGTTGATCGGGTGCGGGGACTGTTTGGCCCTACACCGGACGGCGCGCCCGGCAACGACGACCTCGGTGCCCTTGCCAGCTGGTATGTCTGGGCCGCCCTCGGTTTGTATCCGAGCATCCCGGGAACATCGATCCTGACCGTGAACACGCCCATCTTCGATCGTGCGATCATCGCGCTTCCGTCCGGAAAGTCCATCCGGATCACCGCACCGGGCGCGTCGGGGCGTAACCGCCTGAAGTACATCAATGCCCTTGCTATCGACGGCCAACCGACCGATAGAACCTTCCTCCCGGGGTCGATCGTGCACACCGGCGCCGACCTCGTGTTCTCGCTCGCGGACAAACCCAACAAGGATTGGGGCACTGCGCCCTCCGCCGCACCGCCGTCCTTCGGGGTGGGCAGCACGGCGGTCACCATGAATATCGCCTTTCCCATTGTCGAAATCGCGCCTGGTGCTACCGGGACCGTCACCGTGGACGCACAACGGATGATCGAGGGCGTCAGCGACTACACCATCACGGGTGCGTCCTCCGGCGCAGGAATCACGGCCGAACCCATACATGGACAGTTCGACCGTGACGGATCCGCAACCGTTCCGGTCGCGATTACCGCAGCCCGATCGGTTCCGGTGGGTTACTACCCGATGTACCTCGCGATCACGGCCGGGGAGAGCGCACAGACGCTGATCGTGCTGGTCGTGGTTGCAGACGTCCTAGAGTGA
- a CDS encoding lysylphosphatidylglycerol synthase transmembrane domain-containing protein: MRVDGREISVSGSLLQPLARRTNDIIRLVLAVVFLIAVVTSSLITRPQWEALEKSISQIVGVLSPAQSDLVYLAYGLAIVALPFAILVGLIFYRQWKLLGAYAAAGVLAILPLSITSNRIAAPQWHFDLSDRLTTLPAQLLDDPRWIAMLAAVLTVSGPWLPSRWRHRWWALLLAFVPIHLVVSAIVPARSLLGLAVGWLVGAVVVLAVGTPALEVPLDGAVRALSRRGFTVSGLTVLRPGGRGPLVLSAASDDPHAGALIELYGPHQRGGGVLRQLWRKLRLRGSETAPLHASMRRAVEHQALMAIAISAAGVANAEVIGVSPLDRGWTLYAHKPARGIGIREAAPTTPVALVWDSLRILHDQQISHGDLCSSEITVDDGTVLFGGFGGAEYGATEAQLQSDLAQLLVTTAALYDAKSAVGAAIDAFGKERVLTASRRLTKSAVPKRVRESVTEPGEVISSARAEVKRQTGADQIKTETITRFSRSQIIQLVLIGALVYVAYPFISTVPTFFSELRTANWWWALLGLAVSALTYVGAAASLWACADGLVGFWKLTIMQVANTFAATTTPAGVGGLALSTRFLQKGGLSALRATAAVALQQSVQVIVHLALLITFSAVAGTSTDLSHFVPNANVLYLIAGVTLGIVGTFLFVPRLRRWLATAVRPRLQEVATDLIALAREPRRLALIVLGCAGTTLGAALALWASIEAFGGGTTFVTVTVVTMVGGTLASAAPTPGGVGAVEAALIGGLAAFGVPAAEGVPSVLLYRILTCWLPVFVGWQVMRWLTRNEMI, from the coding sequence ATGCGAGTTGACGGGCGCGAGATCAGCGTGTCCGGCAGCTTGCTGCAACCGCTAGCCCGGCGCACCAACGACATCATCCGGCTGGTCCTCGCGGTGGTTTTCCTCATCGCCGTCGTCACGAGTTCCCTCATCACGCGCCCGCAATGGGAGGCACTGGAGAAATCCATCTCCCAGATCGTCGGGGTCCTATCCCCCGCTCAATCGGATCTGGTGTACCTGGCGTACGGCCTGGCAATTGTGGCATTGCCGTTCGCAATCCTTGTTGGCCTGATTTTCTACCGGCAGTGGAAACTGCTCGGCGCATATGCGGCCGCAGGGGTACTGGCCATCCTGCCGCTGTCCATCACCAGCAATCGCATCGCTGCACCGCAATGGCACTTCGACCTGTCGGATCGGCTCACCACACTGCCCGCCCAATTGCTCGACGACCCGCGCTGGATCGCCATGCTCGCCGCGGTGCTGACCGTCTCGGGCCCGTGGCTACCCTCCCGCTGGCGACACCGGTGGTGGGCTCTGCTGCTGGCTTTCGTGCCGATCCATCTCGTTGTCAGCGCCATCGTGCCCGCCCGATCTCTACTGGGCCTGGCGGTCGGATGGCTCGTCGGCGCGGTAGTAGTCCTCGCGGTCGGCACTCCCGCGCTGGAGGTGCCGCTCGACGGCGCGGTTCGCGCGTTGTCCAGACGCGGATTCACGGTGTCCGGGCTCACGGTGCTGCGGCCCGGTGGACGTGGACCACTGGTCCTCTCGGCCGCATCCGATGATCCCCACGCCGGGGCTTTGATCGAGTTGTACGGCCCACATCAACGCGGCGGAGGGGTGCTACGCCAGCTCTGGCGAAAGCTGAGACTGCGCGGCTCGGAGACCGCGCCGTTGCACGCCTCCATGCGCCGCGCGGTCGAGCATCAGGCCCTGATGGCCATCGCCATCTCAGCCGCGGGCGTCGCCAATGCAGAGGTGATCGGCGTTTCCCCGCTCGACCGGGGCTGGACTCTTTACGCACACAAGCCAGCTCGTGGAATTGGCATCCGTGAAGCCGCGCCGACGACACCGGTTGCCTTGGTGTGGGACTCGCTGCGGATACTGCACGATCAGCAGATCTCCCACGGCGATTTGTGCAGCAGCGAGATCACGGTCGACGACGGCACCGTGCTATTCGGCGGCTTCGGCGGCGCCGAATACGGTGCCACCGAAGCCCAACTCCAATCCGACCTGGCCCAACTCCTGGTGACGACGGCAGCGCTGTACGACGCCAAGTCGGCCGTGGGTGCGGCCATCGACGCGTTCGGCAAAGAAAGAGTCCTCACCGCGTCGCGGCGACTGACCAAGTCCGCTGTGCCAAAACGAGTCCGCGAATCGGTTACCGAACCGGGCGAAGTCATCTCCAGCGCACGCGCGGAAGTCAAACGCCAGACCGGTGCGGATCAGATCAAGACCGAAACCATCACCCGCTTCAGCCGTAGCCAGATCATTCAACTGGTGCTGATCGGTGCCCTGGTCTATGTCGCGTACCCCTTCATCAGCACTGTGCCGACCTTCTTTTCCGAGCTGCGAACCGCGAACTGGTGGTGGGCACTGCTGGGCTTGGCGGTGTCGGCGCTGACGTATGTCGGTGCCGCAGCGTCGTTGTGGGCCTGCGCCGACGGGCTGGTGGGCTTTTGGAAACTAACCATCATGCAGGTAGCAAACACCTTTGCCGCAACGACCACTCCGGCCGGTGTCGGGGGGCTCGCGCTGAGCACGCGGTTCCTGCAGAAGGGCGGACTCAGCGCATTGCGGGCCACGGCCGCCGTAGCGCTTCAGCAATCAGTGCAGGTGATCGTGCACCTCGCGTTGCTGATCACCTTCAGCGCCGTGGCCGGGACGTCGACCGACCTGTCGCACTTCGTTCCGAATGCCAACGTGCTCTATCTCATCGCCGGAGTGACGCTGGGCATCGTCGGCACATTCCTTTTTGTGCCACGATTGCGGCGCTGGCTGGCAACGGCGGTGCGCCCGAGGCTCCAGGAAGTAGCGACCGACCTCATTGCGCTTGCCCGGGAACCGAGGCGGCTGGCCTTGATCGTCCTTGGCTGCGCTGGAACGACTCTCGGAGCGGCGTTGGCGCTGTGGGCCAGCATCGAAGCCTTTGGTGGTGGCACCACGTTCGTCACCGTGACCGTGGTGACAATGGTCGGCGGGACCCTCGCGTCGGCCGCCCCCACCCCGGGCGGCGTCGGCGCAGTGGAGGCGGCGTTGATCGGTGGGCTCGCCGCCTTCGGCGTGCCCGCGGCCGAGGGCGTGCCGTCAGTGCTGCTGTACCGGATACTCACGTGCTGGCTTCCGGTATTCGTCGGCTGGCAGGTCATGCGCTGGCTGACCAGAAACGAGATGATCTAG
- a CDS encoding FadR/GntR family transcriptional regulator yields MALQPVIRRSVPEEVFEQIATDVLSGEMQPGAALPSERRLAEVFGVSRPAVREAMKRLSAAGLVEVRQGDVTTVRDFRRYAGLDLLPRLLFRNGELDSSVVRSMLEARLRNGPKVAELAAERHESTLAQVLEDSLRSMEAEEDPVEWQRHALKFWDHVVDSSGSIVYRLMYNEFRGAYELALAALAGTVTADFKRPNDYRIVADAICSGDPAAAKKAAQDLLEQTNASLLAALDSSGIRQ; encoded by the coding sequence ATGGCGCTGCAGCCAGTAATTCGCCGATCGGTGCCTGAAGAGGTTTTTGAGCAGATCGCAACGGATGTGCTCAGCGGTGAGATGCAACCCGGCGCGGCGTTGCCGAGCGAGCGCCGGTTGGCCGAGGTGTTCGGCGTATCTCGGCCCGCTGTCCGCGAGGCGATGAAGCGGCTGTCGGCCGCCGGCCTCGTCGAGGTGCGCCAGGGCGACGTCACCACTGTGCGTGATTTCCGGCGGTACGCCGGCCTGGACCTGCTGCCCCGGTTGCTGTTTCGCAATGGTGAGTTGGACAGCTCGGTTGTGCGCAGCATGTTGGAGGCGCGGCTGCGCAACGGCCCAAAGGTCGCCGAGCTGGCGGCCGAACGGCACGAGTCGACATTGGCGCAAGTCCTTGAGGATTCGCTGCGGTCAATGGAGGCCGAGGAAGATCCCGTTGAGTGGCAACGTCACGCCCTCAAGTTTTGGGACCATGTGGTCGACAGTTCTGGTTCGATCGTTTATCGGTTGATGTACAACGAATTTCGCGGCGCCTACGAGCTAGCTCTAGCCGCTCTGGCCGGCACGGTGACCGCCGACTTCAAGCGGCCGAACGACTACCGGATCGTGGCGGATGCGATCTGCTCCGGTGATCCCGCGGCAGCAAAAAAAGCTGCCCAAGATTTGCTGGAGCAAACGAACGCGTCGCTGCTAGCCGCGCTGGACAGCTCGGGAATTCGGCAATGA